ttattaattCTAAACTACAGTAAACACTTAGAGGGTAATATGTTACAGAAGAtacgtttttgttttttgatttttttttctttttttttttttttgaatagaGATAAGATCCTAGAGCAGCTTGAGgcctcattttatttatatagaaaaataaatgcttatgaaaatgaaaagaaaactggATGTCTATGCTTTATACTAACATAAGATGAAGCTTACAAGATGAAATTGAACAAACATTTATAATAGGACACAAATCAATGTGTAATatcacttaatgattaagtagaTAATAATAATGATTGTGAATCTAAAGATGAGGTCACATCATATTGCTCTGATATTTCAGTTTCGACATCTTCAATCTCTCCATATTTTTGCTTAAGGTTAGAAGCTCTTTGCGACATTTGGATGACCTCCAATTCCATTGCAACTTCTCTCATTGTAGGTCGTTTCCTTCCTTTCAAGTTCAAGCATCTTTTCGTAAGGTTTGCAACCgtaatgattttttctttttccgctTCCTTCAAAACTTGACTATCAAGGATGCCAAATAAATTGTTCCCTTCCATCGAACTAACAAAAAATGTAGCTAAACTTTTAGTATCTCTCATTCCTGTTGATGAGATAGCTTTTTCTCCCGTTAAGAGCTCAGCAAGAACAACACCAAAACTATAAACGTCACTCTTATCCGTAAACTGGCTTGACTGAAAATACTCAGGGTCTACATATCCAAAAGTTCCATGTACTAGTGTGCTTAGATGAGTTTGATCGATATTAACATATCTTGAAATTCCAAAATCTGCTATTTTCGCTCTATACTTCTCATCTAAGAGGATGTTTGTAGACTTAATGTCACGATGGTAAATGGGTGAAGAAGCTGCTGAATGCAAGTAGAAAAGAGCCCCTGCAACTTCTATAGCAATTCGTAAACGCATATCCCATGTAGGTGGAAACTTCTCATTTTGCCCATTGAGATATTGGGCAAGAGTTCCATTAGAAATGAATTCATAAATTAGAAGCGGAACTTCCGTCTCTAAACAACAGCCAAGTAGCTTAACCACATTTCTGTgattaatttttgaaagaatcaCGACTTCATTTATGAATTCTTGAAGTTTCTCTTCATCTATTATGTTGGACTTTTTAATTGCAACAATTCTTCCATCTGCCAACATACCTTTGTAAATAGTGCCTTGTCCACCATGTCCAATTATTCTATCTGCACTAAATTGATCAGTGGCCTTCTCCAATTCctttgaattaaataatttgatgTTCTCAACATTGTCTTTGTTGTTTGTAGATAGTTGTTTCTCTAGCAGTAGTCCACCATTTTGTTTGAAGAATTTCTCCTTGCGTTTAACCCTCCTCCTTTTCTTTATCACTTTGTATGACCACCATCCACCGAAAATCAGAAATAATACACCAAG
The genomic region above belongs to Carya illinoinensis cultivar Pawnee chromosome 4, C.illinoinensisPawnee_v1, whole genome shotgun sequence and contains:
- the LOC122306860 gene encoding wall-associated receptor kinase-like 22, coding for MELQMVLFRMLVLVIMCSVNPFARASEVINSSCLEDCGNVSIPYPFGIGNGCYVGDWFEIVCKSSNDSYDPRFLKPFLKKFNREVLDINITASTVRVEYPIFSSCTNGMESTNNSELAKAPFFFSDINNNFVAMGCHNDASMRSIFPDPSISYGGCKSPCDKAPFTYGSFCNATNCCQTAVPSHLHAFSTVIEPKNNGRSDECNYAFLIDRNWFETKFTKPNPNMSVPVVLEWGIDNASLYSLPTVKNSNLTAILEYNSSMAYYCSRPQITRIGDSSAPRCRCNNGYRGNPYLLRGCRDIDECASAHLNRCAYEERCENTEGYYRCVPSNYKSKKPFIIIGVSTSLGVLFLIFGGWWSYKVIKKRRRVKRKEKFFKQNGGLLLEKQLSTNNKDNVENIKLFNSKELEKATDQFSADRIIGHGGQGTIYKGMLADGRIVAIKKSNIIDEEKLQEFINEVVILSKINHRNVVKLLGCCLETEVPLLIYEFISNGTLAQYLNGQNEKFPPTWDMRLRIAIEVAGALFYLHSAASSPIYHRDIKSTNILLDEKYRAKIADFGISRYVNIDQTHLSTLVHGTFGYVDPEYFQSSQFTDKSDVYSFGVVLAELLTGEKAISSTGMRDTKSLATFFVSSMEGNNLFGILDSQVLKEAEKEKIITVANLTKRCLNLKGRKRPTMREVAMELEVIQMSQRASNLKQKYGEIEDVETEISEQYDVTSSLDSQSLLLST